One region of Oncorhynchus mykiss isolate Arlee chromosome 8, USDA_OmykA_1.1, whole genome shotgun sequence genomic DNA includes:
- the efhc1 gene encoding EF-hand domain-containing protein 1 isoform X1, with amino-acid sequence MSINTGHGLPFLPGNTFRDVTKSAHHRPQTLSYKNGYALPHRPKVGIGQAPLLSSELTQSEINQFSSQTSALTYGTPHYSPALDVIPAHVAYDKKVLRFYGYFQQEVLHSPQEGYRVRPVVLYYYLEDDSMCIIEPVVENSGIPQGKLIKRQRLPKNDRGDHYHWKDLNVGMDLVVYGTVYRVTHCDSYTQDFMESEGLVLNDPEPTPVDPYIQRRTQAGRSYITPSVFDRLHQFLTMDRKVLRFFALWDHTDSLYGEARPVTIQYYLVDDSVEIREVHEPNSGRDPFPVLLRRQRLPKNIKPACKPFPSCVLEVSPQEVHQYYSPKDFQVGETLQLMGRRFLLYDCDEFTKTYYQKNHPDLELKPKPVVKKTTELHDRHEVPPYNGFGSLEDSLQNCLSLIPEPPKKDLMKMLENDHKVLRYAARMDSQNPQDEGRLFIFSYFLSSDMISIFEKSTRNSGIISGQFLEKTRIPKPGCTVDKPEFYGPADFAIGDTVEVFRHRFVLTDADPYVLNYLESISDQLPSRTLNSLRQRLGVADQEVDPHTDPPSEDIGRVEASS; translated from the exons ATGTCGATCAACACGGGACATGGCTTGCCATTTTTGCCAGGAAACACCTTTCGGGATGTTACG AAGTCAGCTCACCATCGTCCTCAAACCCTGTCCTATAAGAATGGCTATGCCCTGCCGCACCGGCCCAAGGTTGGCATCGGACAAGCCCCTCTCCTGTCCAGTGAGCTGACCCAGAGTGAGATCAACCAGTTTTCCAGTCAGACGTCTGCTCTCACCTATGGGACCCCCCACTACAGCCCAGCTCTGGACGTCATCCCTGCTCATGTCGCTTATGACAAGAAG GTGCTGCGCTTCTATGGCTACTTCCAGCAGGAGGTGCTGCACTCGCCCCAGGAGGGTTACCGCGTGCGCCCTGTGGTCCTTTACTACTACCTGGAGGACGACAGCATGTGCATCATAGAACCGGTGGTGGAGAACTCTGGGATACCACAG GGCAAGCTGATCAAGCGCCAGAGGCTGCCCAAGAACGACCGCGGCGACCACTACCACTGGAAAGATCTCAACGTGGGCATGGACCTGGTAGTGTATGGCACCGTCTACCGCGTCACACACTGTGACAGCTACACACAG GACTTCATGGAGAGCGAGGGTCTGGTTTTGAACGACCCTGAGCCGACCCCGGTCGACCCGTACATTCAGCGGCGCACCCAGGCTGGACGCTCCTACATCACCCCATCTGTCTTCGACCGCCTCCATCAGTTCCTCACCATGGACCGCAAG GTGCTGCGTTTCTTTGCGCTGTGGGACCACACTGACTCTCTGTACGGGGAGGCCAGGCCTGTGACAATCCAGTACTATCTGGTGGATGACTCAGTGGAGATCCGAGAGGTCCATGAGCCCAACAGTGGCCGGGACCCCTTTCCTGTGCTGCTACGCAGACAGAGGCTGCCCAAGAACATCAAACCAGCCTGCA agCCCTTCCCTAGCTGTGTACTGGAGGTGTCCCCCCAGGAGGTGCACCAGTACTACTCGCCCAAGGACTTCCAGGTGGGCGAGACCCTGCAGCTGATGGGCCGGCGCTTCCTGCTCTACGACTGTGACGAGTTCACCAAGACCTACTACCAGAAGAACCACCCCGACCTGGAGCTCAAACCCAAACCTGTGGTTAAGAAGACCACAGAGCTGCATGACAGGCATGAG GTTCCTCCCTACAATGGTTTTGGTTCACTGGAGGACTCCCTTCAGAATTGCCTGTCTCTGATCCCTGAGCCCCCTAAGAAGGATCtgatgaagatgctggagaatgACCACAAAGTTCTGCGCTACGCTGCCAGGATG GACTCCCAGAATCCCCAGGACGAGGGCCGCCTCTTCATCTTCTCCTACTTCCTGTCCAGTGATATGATCAGCATCTTCGAGAAGTCCACGCGCAACTCCGGCATCATCAGCGGCCAGTTCCTGGAAAAGACACGCATCCCCAAGCCGGGCTGCACCGTGGACAAGCCTGAGTTCTATGGCCCGGCCGACTTTGCCATCGGAGACACCGTGGAAG TTTTCAGACACCGCTTTGTACTGACCGATGCTGACCCCTACGTGCTGAATTACCTGGAGTCCATCTCGGATCAACTCCCCTCTCGCACCCTGAACTCCCTGAGACAGAGGCTGGGCGTGGCTGACCAGGAGGTGGACCCACACACCGACCCGCCGTCAG AGGACATTGGAAGAGTGGAAGCCTCTTCTTGA
- the efhc1 gene encoding EF-hand domain-containing protein 1 isoform X2: MSINTGHGLPFLPGNTFRDVTSAHHRPQTLSYKNGYALPHRPKVGIGQAPLLSSELTQSEINQFSSQTSALTYGTPHYSPALDVIPAHVAYDKKVLRFYGYFQQEVLHSPQEGYRVRPVVLYYYLEDDSMCIIEPVVENSGIPQGKLIKRQRLPKNDRGDHYHWKDLNVGMDLVVYGTVYRVTHCDSYTQDFMESEGLVLNDPEPTPVDPYIQRRTQAGRSYITPSVFDRLHQFLTMDRKVLRFFALWDHTDSLYGEARPVTIQYYLVDDSVEIREVHEPNSGRDPFPVLLRRQRLPKNIKPACKPFPSCVLEVSPQEVHQYYSPKDFQVGETLQLMGRRFLLYDCDEFTKTYYQKNHPDLELKPKPVVKKTTELHDRHEVPPYNGFGSLEDSLQNCLSLIPEPPKKDLMKMLENDHKVLRYAARMDSQNPQDEGRLFIFSYFLSSDMISIFEKSTRNSGIISGQFLEKTRIPKPGCTVDKPEFYGPADFAIGDTVEVFRHRFVLTDADPYVLNYLESISDQLPSRTLNSLRQRLGVADQEVDPHTDPPSEDIGRVEASS, from the exons ATGTCGATCAACACGGGACATGGCTTGCCATTTTTGCCAGGAAACACCTTTCGGGATGTTACG TCAGCTCACCATCGTCCTCAAACCCTGTCCTATAAGAATGGCTATGCCCTGCCGCACCGGCCCAAGGTTGGCATCGGACAAGCCCCTCTCCTGTCCAGTGAGCTGACCCAGAGTGAGATCAACCAGTTTTCCAGTCAGACGTCTGCTCTCACCTATGGGACCCCCCACTACAGCCCAGCTCTGGACGTCATCCCTGCTCATGTCGCTTATGACAAGAAG GTGCTGCGCTTCTATGGCTACTTCCAGCAGGAGGTGCTGCACTCGCCCCAGGAGGGTTACCGCGTGCGCCCTGTGGTCCTTTACTACTACCTGGAGGACGACAGCATGTGCATCATAGAACCGGTGGTGGAGAACTCTGGGATACCACAG GGCAAGCTGATCAAGCGCCAGAGGCTGCCCAAGAACGACCGCGGCGACCACTACCACTGGAAAGATCTCAACGTGGGCATGGACCTGGTAGTGTATGGCACCGTCTACCGCGTCACACACTGTGACAGCTACACACAG GACTTCATGGAGAGCGAGGGTCTGGTTTTGAACGACCCTGAGCCGACCCCGGTCGACCCGTACATTCAGCGGCGCACCCAGGCTGGACGCTCCTACATCACCCCATCTGTCTTCGACCGCCTCCATCAGTTCCTCACCATGGACCGCAAG GTGCTGCGTTTCTTTGCGCTGTGGGACCACACTGACTCTCTGTACGGGGAGGCCAGGCCTGTGACAATCCAGTACTATCTGGTGGATGACTCAGTGGAGATCCGAGAGGTCCATGAGCCCAACAGTGGCCGGGACCCCTTTCCTGTGCTGCTACGCAGACAGAGGCTGCCCAAGAACATCAAACCAGCCTGCA agCCCTTCCCTAGCTGTGTACTGGAGGTGTCCCCCCAGGAGGTGCACCAGTACTACTCGCCCAAGGACTTCCAGGTGGGCGAGACCCTGCAGCTGATGGGCCGGCGCTTCCTGCTCTACGACTGTGACGAGTTCACCAAGACCTACTACCAGAAGAACCACCCCGACCTGGAGCTCAAACCCAAACCTGTGGTTAAGAAGACCACAGAGCTGCATGACAGGCATGAG GTTCCTCCCTACAATGGTTTTGGTTCACTGGAGGACTCCCTTCAGAATTGCCTGTCTCTGATCCCTGAGCCCCCTAAGAAGGATCtgatgaagatgctggagaatgACCACAAAGTTCTGCGCTACGCTGCCAGGATG GACTCCCAGAATCCCCAGGACGAGGGCCGCCTCTTCATCTTCTCCTACTTCCTGTCCAGTGATATGATCAGCATCTTCGAGAAGTCCACGCGCAACTCCGGCATCATCAGCGGCCAGTTCCTGGAAAAGACACGCATCCCCAAGCCGGGCTGCACCGTGGACAAGCCTGAGTTCTATGGCCCGGCCGACTTTGCCATCGGAGACACCGTGGAAG TTTTCAGACACCGCTTTGTACTGACCGATGCTGACCCCTACGTGCTGAATTACCTGGAGTCCATCTCGGATCAACTCCCCTCTCGCACCCTGAACTCCCTGAGACAGAGGCTGGGCGTGGCTGACCAGGAGGTGGACCCACACACCGACCCGCCGTCAG AGGACATTGGAAGAGTGGAAGCCTCTTCTTGA